The following coding sequences lie in one Sesamum indicum cultivar Zhongzhi No. 13 linkage group LG9, S_indicum_v1.0, whole genome shotgun sequence genomic window:
- the LOC105171283 gene encoding uncharacterized protein LOC105171283, producing the protein MVKMVWLSIYMQWRMAGNLFWAVVLWHWAIRGRDAETMLKLGSTPDKREQYRLVRDAMERRSIRVTRGSIVGGIRLGMFTAAFYGFQNLLVEQQGVHDIYNVVGAGSATPATFHLILALKKFDVGFSSGCSNLLPHWLASSEGKLCTTCEVSNTVEEKSGIGAWVERREGNLNK; encoded by the exons ATGGTGAAGATGGTGTGGCTTAGCATTTATATGCAGTGGAGGATGGCTGGGAATTTGTTCTGGGCTGTTGTACTTTGGCATTGGGCAATAAGA GGCAGGGATGCAGAAACAATGTTGAAGCTTGGAAGCACTCCAGATAAGCGTGAACAGTATCGACTCGTGAGAGATGCAATGGAGAGAAGGTCAATCAGAGTCACTCGTGGTTCAATAGTTGGTGGAATACGCCTTGGGATGTTTACTGCTGCTTTTTATGGTTTTCAAAACCTGCTTGTTGAACAACAAGGTGTAcatgatatttataatgtagttGGAGCTGGTTCTGCTACTCCTGCTACATTTCATTTAATA TTGGCGCTTAAGAAATTCGATGTTGGGTTCAGTTCCGGGTGCAGCAATCTGCTTCCCCATTG GTTGGCTTCATCTGAAGGGAAATTGTGTACGACTTGTGAAGTTAGTAATACTGTGGAAGAAAAGAGCGGGATTGGCGCCTGGGTTGAGCGACGTGAAGGGAACTTAAACAAATAG